A genomic segment from Aegilops tauschii subsp. strangulata cultivar AL8/78 chromosome 1, Aet v6.0, whole genome shotgun sequence encodes:
- the LOC109767170 gene encoding uncharacterized protein isoform X2, which yields MAEASKRIDLAAPLLSVRRHGGLGGTLRYGERGDDATPGGVPFGWERRPGHPKGVCTTQSAPPLPGPDQEAAVRFSDALSRPDSCYTVSCSDAAGATVSASASAAPSPRGSVMMDRFLLAAKEQCVFRKAAAAAAKTRASHRLPERLPVQHLPASHVQRSHVKDTDDNGEEEEEDKWEVHSTAGFASKRKCGLLPARCARSALLLLNPARSTMRRRRRGARRLLSGCGSSRRETNPLLPRIGHQHPDHDAGTVTACSAAKQLGGGVHQLTPAIGPRRRPSQGHPSRLAPGPRQGRRRCGLAAAASQSQVRQTADGEGERPRAQRRRPGLPTAATSLAGEDRGSP from the exons ATGGCCGAGGCGAGCAAGCGCATCGACCTCGCCGCGCCGCTGCTCTCCGTGCGACGCCACGGCGGGTTGGGCGGCACGTTGCGGTACGGCGAACGCGGTGACGATGCCACGCCCGGAGGCGTGCCGTTCGGGTGGGAGCGCCGGCCCGGCCACCCCAAGGGCGTATGCACGACCCAGAGCGCGCCACCGCTGCCCGGGCCGGACCAGGAGGCCGCGGTGCGGTTCTCGGACGCGCTCTCCCGGCCCGACAGCTGCTACACCGTGAGCTGCAGCGACGCGGCCGGCGCGACGgtgtcggcgtcggcgtcggcggccCCGAGCCCCCGGGGCAGCGTCATGATGGACCGCTTCTTGCTGGCGGCCAAGGAGCAGTGCGTCTTCCGGAAGGCCGCTGCCGCTGCTGCCAAGACGCGTGCCAGCCACAGGTTGCCGGAGCGCCTCCCTGTCCAGCACCTGCCGGCGAGCCACGTGCAGCGTAGCCATGTAAAGGACACGGACGAcaacggggaggaggaggaggaggataaATGGGAGGTGCACAGCACGGCGGGCTTCGCGTCCAAGAGAAAGTGCGGGCTGCTCCCCGCCCGGTGTGCCAGGAGCGCCCTGCTGCTCCTGAACCCAGCGCGGTCCACGATgaggcgccgccgccgcggcgcgcGGCGCCTCCTGTCCGGCTGCGGCAGCAGCCGGCGCGAGACGAACCCGCTCCTGCCGCGGATCGGGCATCAGCACCCTGATCACGACGCTGGCACGGTCACG GCGTGCTCTGCAGCGAAGCAGCTGGGAGGAGGTGTACATCAGCTCACTCCGGCGATCGGACCGAGGCGCCGTCCATCCCAAGGCCACCCATCTCGGCTTGCTCCTGGTCCTCGACAGGGCCGACGGCGGTGCGGCCTCGCCGCTGCCGCCTCCCAATCCCAAGTGCGGCAGACCGCCGACGGCGAAGGCGAACGTCCGCGGGCTCAACGCCGTCGGCCAGGGCTTCCCACCGCCGCTACCTCCCTCGCAGGAGAGGACCGTGGCTCGCCGTGA
- the LOC109767170 gene encoding uncharacterized protein isoform X1: MAEASKRIDLAAPLLSVRRHGGLGGTLRYGERGDDATPGGVPFGWERRPGHPKGVCTTQSAPPLPGPDQEAAVRFSDALSRPDSCYTVSCSDAAGATVSASASAAPSPRGSVMMDRFLLAAKEQCVFRKAAAAAAKTRASHRLPERLPVQHLPASHVQRSHVKDTDDNGEEEEEDKWEVHSTAGFASKRKCGLLPARCARSALLLLNPARSTMRRRRRGARRLLSGCGSSRRETNPLLPRIGHQHPDHDAGTVTRSSWEEVYISSLRRSDRGAVHPKATHLGLLLVLDRADGGAASPLPPPNPKCGRPPTAKANVRGLNAVGQGFPPPLPPSQERTVARRDDKMVLALPSPKTPSESWLSRTLPTVSSNRLPATSFMGLHVQQLRNQRAASRWCSSDQAKVVDHGARGGPRQIRIYDLHK; this comes from the exons ATGGCCGAGGCGAGCAAGCGCATCGACCTCGCCGCGCCGCTGCTCTCCGTGCGACGCCACGGCGGGTTGGGCGGCACGTTGCGGTACGGCGAACGCGGTGACGATGCCACGCCCGGAGGCGTGCCGTTCGGGTGGGAGCGCCGGCCCGGCCACCCCAAGGGCGTATGCACGACCCAGAGCGCGCCACCGCTGCCCGGGCCGGACCAGGAGGCCGCGGTGCGGTTCTCGGACGCGCTCTCCCGGCCCGACAGCTGCTACACCGTGAGCTGCAGCGACGCGGCCGGCGCGACGgtgtcggcgtcggcgtcggcggccCCGAGCCCCCGGGGCAGCGTCATGATGGACCGCTTCTTGCTGGCGGCCAAGGAGCAGTGCGTCTTCCGGAAGGCCGCTGCCGCTGCTGCCAAGACGCGTGCCAGCCACAGGTTGCCGGAGCGCCTCCCTGTCCAGCACCTGCCGGCGAGCCACGTGCAGCGTAGCCATGTAAAGGACACGGACGAcaacggggaggaggaggaggaggataaATGGGAGGTGCACAGCACGGCGGGCTTCGCGTCCAAGAGAAAGTGCGGGCTGCTCCCCGCCCGGTGTGCCAGGAGCGCCCTGCTGCTCCTGAACCCAGCGCGGTCCACGATgaggcgccgccgccgcggcgcgcGGCGCCTCCTGTCCGGCTGCGGCAGCAGCCGGCGCGAGACGAACCCGCTCCTGCCGCGGATCGGGCATCAGCACCCTGATCACGACGCTGGCACGGTCACG CGAAGCAGCTGGGAGGAGGTGTACATCAGCTCACTCCGGCGATCGGACCGAGGCGCCGTCCATCCCAAGGCCACCCATCTCGGCTTGCTCCTGGTCCTCGACAGGGCCGACGGCGGTGCGGCCTCGCCGCTGCCGCCTCCCAATCCCAAGTGCGGCAGACCGCCGACGGCGAAGGCGAACGTCCGCGGGCTCAACGCCGTCGGCCAGGGCTTCCCACCGCCGCTACCTCCCTCGCAGGAGAGGACCGTGGCTCGCCGTGACGACAAGATGGTGCTCGCATTGCCGTCGCCCAAGACGCCGTCGGAGTCGTGGCTCTCGCGTACGCTGCCGACCGTGTCGTCGAACAGGCTGCCGGCCACTTCGTTCATGGGGCTCCACGTGCAGCAGCTCAGGAATCAGCGCGCTGCGTCTCGCTGGTGCTCCAGCGATCAGGCCAAGGTTGTCGATCATGGCGCCAGGGGCGGGCCACGGCAGATACGAATATATGATCTGCACAAGTGA